A region of Chitinivorax sp. B DNA encodes the following proteins:
- the tssB gene encoding type VI secretion system contractile sheath small subunit produces the protein MSKRESIQKKLQRVRPPRVQLTYDVEIGDAIEQKELPFVMGVVGDFSGQSEVSQPKLKDKKFVNVDVDNFNEVMAAIEPRAAYRVQNKLSDERGEFAVDMRFRSMEDFRPESVVQQVEPLRKLVEARARLADLRNKIAGSEKLEDILSDVLRNTEALQNLSKQVDDGGKSE, from the coding sequence ATGTCCAAACGAGAAAGCATTCAGAAGAAGCTTCAGCGTGTTCGTCCTCCCCGTGTACAACTGACCTATGATGTTGAGATTGGCGATGCCATTGAACAAAAGGAATTGCCTTTTGTAATGGGTGTGGTGGGTGACTTTTCCGGTCAGTCCGAGGTGTCGCAACCCAAGCTGAAAGACAAGAAGTTCGTCAATGTTGACGTTGATAACTTCAATGAAGTCATGGCCGCGATTGAGCCGCGTGCTGCCTATCGTGTGCAGAACAAGTTGTCTGACGAGCGCGGTGAGTTTGCTGTCGATATGCGTTTCCGTTCCATGGAAGATTTTCGTCCGGAGTCGGTTGTTCAACAGGTAGAGCCACTTCGTAAATTGGTTGAAGCGCGTGCCCGTTTGGCGGATTTGCGCAATAAGATCGCTGGAAGCGAAAAGCTAGAGGACATTCTGAGTGATGTGCTACGGAATACGGAAGCCCTGCAGAACCTGAGCAAGCAGGTTGATGACGGAGGAAAATCCGAATGA
- the tssF gene encoding type VI secretion system baseplate subunit TssF: MDDLLPYYESELTLLKRHAREFAEQYPKIANRLLMAGENVEDPHVERLIQAFALLAARVHKKLEDDYPEFTAALFEVLYPQYLRPFPACSIARFSAASAGQVTGTVCMPRGTTLNSRPIKGVPVKFRTTYDVNLAPISLTDALFRPYLSPPAGTALPPRSNASLTFTLTGDSDQAGLDTLDLSKLRVFIDAEPSLVSLLREVLFQLCVGVAVEIGLGPWRIIKNRVCLPVGFEQHESLLDDDARSHAAYRLLIEYFTFPDKFNFFDFDLDILRKIIPPRARSIKIHLLLDTASQADTFERLMEQVNVSHFQLFCTPVVNLFELRGEPIRVDHRKVQYPVLPDARRASAYEVYAIDAVEQVRESATGVEINPFQPFYSLKHGRNQSKGRYWHLSRDERVAVRSPGHEYEIMVVDEYFDPSVEQEETLSIQLRCTNRDLPSQMPVGLAEGDLFMEGGSSTRVVQLLRKPTGTYRFNHTGDGSWRLISALSLNHLSLVSESGDALREVMSLYNLPGNSQNRRLIEGIEHVSTRGVTTRMPGNPFPTFVKGVEVRIGVLPGNFVGTGVWLFAQIMSRFLGLYVHLNNFVQVVVVNAATGEILHTCEPCSGDITLL; encoded by the coding sequence ATGGATGACCTTTTACCTTATTACGAGAGTGAACTGACGCTGTTGAAGCGTCATGCTCGAGAGTTTGCCGAGCAATATCCCAAAATTGCCAACCGCCTATTGATGGCGGGTGAAAATGTCGAGGACCCTCATGTTGAACGGCTGATCCAAGCATTTGCATTGTTGGCCGCGCGTGTACATAAAAAGCTTGAGGATGACTATCCCGAGTTTACTGCTGCGTTGTTTGAAGTGTTGTATCCGCAATATTTGCGGCCTTTTCCAGCCTGTTCCATTGCCCGTTTTAGTGCCGCTTCTGCAGGCCAGGTGACTGGGACGGTATGCATGCCCCGTGGAACGACACTGAACTCGCGCCCGATTAAAGGTGTACCAGTCAAGTTCCGTACTACTTACGATGTCAATTTGGCACCGATCAGTTTGACCGATGCATTGTTCAGGCCTTATCTATCTCCTCCGGCTGGGACGGCACTGCCGCCCCGTAGCAATGCTTCGTTGACCTTTACGTTGACGGGCGACTCGGACCAAGCCGGATTGGATACCTTGGACTTATCCAAGCTGCGGGTATTCATCGATGCAGAGCCATCGCTGGTCAGTTTGTTGCGCGAAGTGTTGTTTCAATTGTGTGTCGGTGTTGCTGTAGAGATTGGCCTGGGACCTTGGCGGATTATCAAAAACAGAGTGTGTCTGCCCGTTGGTTTCGAACAGCATGAATCTCTGTTGGATGATGATGCTCGTTCGCATGCGGCTTATCGGTTATTGATCGAATATTTTACCTTTCCGGATAAATTCAATTTCTTCGATTTCGATCTGGACATCCTGCGCAAAATCATTCCGCCGCGTGCTCGTAGCATTAAGATCCATCTCTTGTTGGATACAGCATCTCAGGCGGATACCTTCGAACGCTTGATGGAACAGGTCAATGTGTCACACTTCCAGTTATTCTGCACGCCGGTCGTGAATCTGTTCGAACTTCGTGGCGAGCCGATACGGGTGGATCACCGTAAGGTACAGTACCCAGTTTTGCCGGACGCTCGTCGTGCATCTGCTTATGAGGTTTACGCGATCGATGCCGTGGAGCAGGTGAGGGAGTCGGCAACAGGGGTCGAGATCAATCCGTTTCAACCGTTTTATTCCCTCAAGCATGGACGAAATCAGTCCAAGGGTCGTTACTGGCATCTGTCACGGGATGAACGCGTGGCGGTGCGTAGCCCAGGCCATGAATACGAAATCATGGTGGTGGACGAGTATTTCGATCCGTCGGTTGAGCAGGAAGAAACATTAAGCATTCAGTTACGTTGTACCAATCGCGATTTGCCTTCGCAGATGCCTGTCGGCTTAGCCGAAGGTGATTTGTTCATGGAAGGTGGATCTAGCACGCGTGTTGTCCAATTGCTTCGCAAGCCAACGGGGACGTATCGGTTTAACCATACGGGTGACGGTAGCTGGCGATTGATTTCCGCGCTGTCGTTGAATCATCTGTCACTGGTATCTGAGAGTGGGGATGCCTTGCGTGAAGTGATGTCCTTATACAATCTCCCTGGCAACAGTCAGAACCGTCGTTTGATCGAAGGTATTGAGCATGTCAGTACACGTGGTGTGACGACACGTATGCCAGGTAATCCATTTCCGACCTTTGTTAAAGGGGTGGAAGTCCGGATTGGCGTATTGCCCGGGAACTTTGTCGGTACGGGAGTCTGGTTGTTTGCGCAAATCATGTCGCGATTTCTCGGGCTGTATGTCCACCTGAACAATTTTGTGCAAGTGGTCGTGGTCAACGCCGCAACTGGCGAGATACTTCATACGTGTGAACCATGCAGCGGCGACATTACACTCCTGTAA
- the tssE gene encoding type VI secretion system baseplate subunit TssE, whose protein sequence is MQRGFAPTLFEKLFDDEPRVPSEANPLRRLNVEQLKESVAKDLEALLNSRRGFDEGLDAYPQAKRSILSFGIIDFVGMSLSNPDDCHRICLALEETIYAHEMRLQNVKVSLDAAKGSTNSLVFSISALLVVHPAQEPVSFDAFLQPTTQQYSVNQARRIRAQ, encoded by the coding sequence ATACAGCGAGGATTCGCACCGACACTGTTCGAAAAATTGTTTGATGACGAGCCACGTGTGCCATCCGAGGCAAACCCGTTGCGTCGCTTGAATGTCGAGCAACTAAAAGAATCAGTCGCCAAGGATCTGGAAGCATTATTGAATAGCCGGCGTGGCTTTGATGAAGGATTGGACGCATATCCGCAAGCAAAACGGTCTATTCTAAGTTTTGGCATCATTGATTTTGTTGGTATGAGTCTGTCCAATCCGGATGACTGCCATCGAATCTGCCTAGCTTTGGAAGAAACGATCTATGCGCATGAAATGCGCTTGCAAAACGTCAAGGTGTCGCTGGACGCCGCGAAAGGCAGTACCAATTCGCTGGTGTTTTCGATTAGTGCATTGCTGGTTGTCCATCCGGCGCAGGAGCCAGTTAGTTTCGATGCATTCCTGCAACCGACAACACAACAATATTCTGTAAACCAAGCACGTCGTATACGGGCACAATAA
- a CDS encoding type VI secretion system tube protein Hcp: MKDVYLKFAGKFKIDGEARDKDHDKWLEIESWSHMIRQPKSATASSAGGHTAERCEHGDMVFVKDLDQTSPKLWEACSAGHTFDEVTIDFMRADGGSRVKYLEIKLKHVIISSVTPSVANEGIPSETLALKYAAVQWTYTAQGVEGGAKGNTNGAWSLSKNTNQYTV; the protein is encoded by the coding sequence ATGAAAGATGTATACCTTAAGTTTGCTGGTAAGTTCAAAATTGATGGCGAAGCACGCGATAAAGACCATGATAAGTGGTTGGAAATCGAGAGCTGGTCGCACATGATTCGCCAGCCCAAGTCGGCAACGGCATCCAGTGCGGGCGGTCATACTGCAGAGCGTTGTGAGCATGGAGACATGGTGTTCGTTAAAGACCTGGATCAAACTTCTCCTAAACTGTGGGAAGCATGTTCCGCTGGTCATACCTTTGATGAGGTAACCATTGATTTCATGCGTGCAGATGGTGGTAGCCGCGTCAAGTACCTGGAAATCAAGCTGAAGCATGTAATCATTTCCAGCGTAACGCCAAGCGTTGCCAATGAAGGCATTCCCAGCGAAACACTGGCACTGAAGTATGCTGCAGTACAGTGGACCTACACTGCTCAAGGTGTTGAAGGTGGTGCCAAGGGTAACACCAATGGTGCTTGGAGTTTGTCCAAGAACACCAACCAGTACACCGTTTAA
- the tssG gene encoding type VI secretion system baseplate subunit TssG, which produces MQRRHYTPVINRLTGEPERFEFFQSVRLLTGLLARQQTLSSARVVGDLVRFKDSLRLTFPPSEVEKLDDLTRAGEEDVRRTSARYVLTPTFFGLTGPTGVLPRHYTEMLAEREQIYRDRAAKAFLDVFSSRMTTLFFRAWQKYRLPIRHEIEPRRGYLPELLRLAGIHFDSHDPDRQDLCSELSDEVFAEYAGVLRHQPVSAMNVARVLADYFDVVVQAEQFVGRWFELDETQVTRLGGDCATLGVSAFCGGRVWQRDQRIKLCIGPMTIDDFRCFLPNGRNMRAMTKLLKYWCGYTCEWEVKLILKKEEVKPVQISASGLGTMLGRDTFLVSKAAEQDMSEARYELVF; this is translated from the coding sequence ATGCAGCGGCGACATTACACTCCTGTAATCAATCGATTGACCGGTGAACCAGAGCGTTTCGAGTTCTTTCAGTCCGTGCGGTTGCTAACGGGGCTGTTAGCACGACAGCAAACTTTATCTTCCGCACGGGTGGTGGGGGATTTAGTTCGATTCAAGGATTCGTTGCGGCTAACCTTTCCGCCTAGCGAGGTTGAAAAGCTCGATGACCTGACTCGGGCAGGCGAAGAGGATGTGCGTCGCACCAGTGCCCGTTACGTGTTGACACCGACCTTTTTCGGCCTGACAGGGCCGACCGGCGTATTGCCACGGCACTACACCGAAATGCTCGCTGAACGAGAGCAGATATATCGGGATCGTGCAGCAAAGGCGTTTCTGGATGTGTTCTCCAGCCGGATGACAACCTTGTTCTTTCGAGCATGGCAAAAATACCGTCTTCCTATTCGCCACGAGATTGAACCTCGTCGTGGCTATCTGCCGGAATTGCTGCGCTTGGCCGGCATTCATTTTGATAGCCATGATCCGGACCGACAGGACCTCTGTTCCGAACTGTCCGATGAAGTATTTGCTGAATACGCCGGTGTATTGCGTCATCAGCCGGTATCAGCCATGAATGTGGCGCGGGTGCTTGCAGATTACTTTGATGTGGTTGTTCAGGCTGAACAGTTTGTCGGGCGCTGGTTTGAGCTGGATGAAACGCAAGTGACCCGATTAGGCGGCGATTGCGCCACGCTGGGGGTGAGCGCTTTTTGTGGTGGCCGTGTCTGGCAGCGTGATCAGCGCATAAAGCTGTGTATTGGGCCGATGACGATTGATGACTTTCGTTGTTTCTTGCCCAATGGCCGAAACATGCGGGCAATGACCAAATTGTTGAAATATTGGTGTGGCTATACCTGTGAATGGGAAGTCAAGCTAATTCTCAAGAAGGAAGAGGTCAAGCCAGTGCAAATCTCAGCCAGTGGATTGGGTACCATGCTGGGGCGAGACACATTTCTGGTCAGCAAGGCGGCTGAGCAAGACATGAGTGAAGCACGTTATGAGCTGGTGTTTTGA
- a CDS encoding tetratricopeptide repeat protein: MNKVKLVVLTSVMAVLTGCATTQPNIDALRQEATESLAAGANDKAIELLEQVAKSSPTDKDVWVKLAQAYLDKQDYPRAVNAAAEALARDSANFDAKSIMFVSSARLAAMTLTDLRKQDQFVPKRRGEAERLVMAMREALGDSSVAPVVEDSGKARSPRRPLVTGTPPQAQSPKVADRPVAQPASQPATVPVAVTPPKAPPKNEPAPANKNADPFGALR; this comes from the coding sequence ATGAACAAGGTTAAATTGGTGGTTCTGACGAGCGTGATGGCTGTGTTGACTGGGTGTGCAACAACCCAGCCCAACATCGACGCACTGAGGCAGGAAGCAACCGAATCCCTGGCCGCCGGCGCTAACGACAAAGCGATTGAATTGCTTGAGCAGGTAGCCAAGAGCAGCCCGACAGATAAGGATGTCTGGGTCAAGTTGGCTCAAGCCTATCTTGATAAACAAGACTATCCGCGTGCTGTCAATGCGGCAGCTGAGGCTTTGGCTCGCGATTCTGCGAATTTTGATGCAAAATCAATTATGTTCGTTTCCAGTGCGCGTTTGGCTGCGATGACCTTGACAGATCTGCGTAAGCAAGATCAGTTTGTTCCAAAACGTCGTGGCGAGGCAGAGCGTTTGGTAATGGCTATGCGTGAAGCGCTAGGCGATTCTTCTGTTGCGCCTGTTGTCGAGGATTCTGGTAAGGCAAGGTCTCCGCGTCGCCCGTTGGTGACAGGAACACCACCACAGGCACAGTCACCCAAGGTGGCTGACCGCCCGGTGGCCCAGCCAGCCAGCCAGCCAGCAACTGTGCCTGTTGCGGTGACTCCACCGAAGGCGCCGCCCAAGAATGAGCCAGCTCCGGCCAATAAGAATGCCGATCCGTTTGGTGCGCTTCGTTAA
- the tssC gene encoding type VI secretion system contractile sheath large subunit: MQESQTQAAQSTTVEGVNLLDQIVSESRIAKSQSEHDRAKDLITELVKEVMQGTVVMSDNLAATLDARVAQLDALISDQLSVVMHAPEFQRMEASWRGLEYLCKQSTTGPMLKIKMFNAQKKELIKDFQTAIDFDQSSLFKKVYEEEFGTFGGAPFATLIGDFEISRQPSDMYFIEQMSHVAAAAHAPFISSASPELFGLDSFTDMGKPRDLAKIFDTVEYVKWKSFRESEDSRYVGLTLPHFLGRLPYNPKDGTAVEGFNFVEDVDGTDHSKYLWVNAAYAFAARLTNAFENYGWCAAIRGVEGGGLVEDLPSHTFKTDDGEIALKCPTEIAITDRREKELSDLGFIPLVHCKDTDYAAFFGAQSAQKPKKYDSDAANANAVLSSQLQYIMAVSRIAHYLKAMMRDKIGSFASAGNVQDFLNKWISQYVLLDDGASQEAKSKFPLREASVEVVEVPGRPGVYKAVAFLRPHFQLDELSISLRLVAELPQSANR; this comes from the coding sequence ATGCAAGAATCCCAAACACAGGCGGCACAATCAACAACCGTTGAGGGCGTCAACCTGCTGGATCAGATTGTCAGTGAAAGTCGTATTGCAAAATCTCAAAGCGAACATGACCGTGCCAAGGACCTGATCACTGAGCTGGTCAAAGAAGTGATGCAGGGCACCGTAGTCATGTCGGATAACTTGGCCGCTACGTTGGATGCACGTGTTGCTCAGCTGGATGCTTTGATTTCCGATCAGTTGAGTGTCGTGATGCATGCGCCTGAATTTCAGCGTATGGAAGCGTCCTGGCGGGGACTGGAGTATTTGTGTAAGCAGAGTACCACCGGCCCGATGCTCAAGATCAAAATGTTCAATGCGCAGAAAAAGGAATTGATCAAAGACTTCCAGACTGCTATTGACTTTGACCAAAGCAGCTTGTTCAAGAAAGTGTATGAAGAAGAATTCGGTACCTTCGGTGGGGCGCCATTTGCCACGCTGATTGGCGACTTCGAGATTTCGCGCCAACCATCCGACATGTACTTCATTGAGCAGATGTCGCATGTTGCGGCGGCAGCGCATGCGCCATTCATCTCTTCCGCTTCACCGGAATTGTTTGGTCTGGATTCGTTCACTGATATGGGCAAGCCACGGGATTTGGCCAAAATCTTTGATACGGTCGAATATGTTAAGTGGAAGTCATTTCGTGAGTCTGAAGATTCCCGCTACGTCGGGTTAACCTTGCCGCATTTCCTTGGGCGACTGCCGTATAACCCCAAAGATGGTACGGCGGTGGAGGGGTTCAATTTTGTTGAAGACGTTGATGGAACCGACCATAGCAAGTACTTGTGGGTCAATGCGGCCTATGCGTTTGCTGCTCGACTGACCAATGCGTTTGAGAATTACGGTTGGTGTGCGGCTATTCGTGGTGTAGAGGGGGGGGGGTTGGTCGAAGACTTACCAAGTCATACCTTCAAGACGGATGATGGTGAGATTGCGCTCAAATGCCCAACGGAAATCGCGATTACGGACCGCCGCGAAAAAGAGTTGAGTGACCTCGGTTTTATCCCGCTGGTGCATTGTAAAGACACTGACTACGCGGCGTTCTTTGGCGCACAATCGGCACAGAAACCGAAGAAGTACGACAGTGATGCGGCAAATGCCAATGCAGTCCTGTCTTCGCAATTGCAGTACATCATGGCCGTATCGCGTATTGCGCATTATCTGAAGGCAATGATGCGCGACAAGATTGGTAGTTTCGCTTCGGCCGGCAACGTTCAGGACTTTCTGAATAAATGGATTAGCCAATATGTCCTGCTGGATGACGGTGCGTCTCAGGAAGCCAAGTCCAAGTTCCCGCTGCGTGAAGCATCGGTTGAAGTGGTCGAGGTGCCGGGACGACCTGGGGTGTACAAAGCGGTTGCATTCCTGCGCCCACACTTCCAGTTGGATGAGCTTTCAATCTCGCTGCGGCTGGTGGCTGAGTTACCACAATCGGCTAACAGGTAA